GCGTCGGCCGTCGCCGCGTGGGTAATCTCGACGCCACGAAACGTCGTCGTCGGACCGTACTCGTAGAGCAGCTTGTCTCCGCGAACGAGACGGCGCTCCAAACCAGGATCCAGCGCGCGCGCGTAAAAGCCAAAAACGCCCTCGTATCGTCCGTCGTACAGGACCGCACCCGACGGCGCCGCGTCGCGGGTGAACGCGGCGACGTCGCGAAACCCCGACACGTCGGGAACGACGACGCGCGTGGCGGACCAAGCCATCAGCGCCAGCGATCCGGCAAGCCACATGAGCTGCCGTCCGGAGCGTGGCGCAGCCCTGCCGTCGAAGACCGCGGCGACGCCGAGCGCCGCCGCGAGCACGAACGCCGGCGCCACGAGAAGGATGTAGCGGGCGTCCTTGGCGGGCAGTACCGACACGCAGAGGATCACCGTGACGATCCAGCTTGCGACGAACGCCACCTCCGGCTTGAGACGTGTCACGCGCCACGCGATCGCGAGACTGACGGCTCCGGCGATCAGGAAGACAACGCCCACGACTCCCGGTAGCAGCGTCCAGTACAGCGTCAAGGTCCGGAGTCGCAGCAGAGATTGAAGAGACGGAGCGTGGCGCGCGAATTGAACCGGCGCGAGGTACGCCGCCAGCGCGAGCGGGACGATCGCCCCGACGATCACGAACCCCATCCACTTCAGCCGACCGCGGCGCCGCGACGCATCTGGTTGCACCACGAGGGCCCACAGGATACAGATCGGGACGACGAGACCGCCCTGGTAGTAGGTCAGGATCACTCCCACGACGAACCCCACCGTCGCGAGGAGCTGCCGGCGGTCGCCCGACTCCAGCCACCGCCGCATGTGGTACAAGCACCCCATCCCGAGCGCCGCTGCCGGGACGTTCAACATCACGGTGCTCGTCCAGAGCACCATCGCGGGCAGGAGGACGACGAATGCGCCGGCCCAGCCCGCCCTGGGACCGATCCATCGGCGAGCCCACGCCGTCACGTAGAGGCCGGTTATGGCGCTGCACGCCGCGAGGAGCAGCTTCACGACGTGGGGAGACGTGCCGAAGATCTGGAACATCGCCCCTTCGACGACATAGAAGAGCGGTGGATATGTCGCCGGTGAGATGACCGGATAGCGCGCGAAGTAGCGCAACCCGAACGTCAGGGGATGCACCGGCATGGCGCGCAGGAGGTCCCACCAGAAGACGCCGTTCATCGCGTGCCGGGGAGCGTCTCCCTGGAACCACAGACCATCGCCCTGCGCATGGAGCACGACGACCATGGCGACGGCAGCCATCACCACTGACGCCTGTGGAGTGCGACCGCTGACCGCCCATTCGGTCGCCGTCGATCCTGCGGAATCCGGCGAGCTGCCGTTCGCCTGACGTGTCATCGGTTTCAGCAGCTTAGAGGCTCCGTGAAACTTCTACACAGAGGACATTTGTCTCGATAATCATGGACTTTTGTCTGCCATCTCATGGTCTTCTCTGGCCGCGTTTCAGGCCCTCGTTTCAAGCTCATGCGATTTCTTTAGGCGGATCCTCTTATCTGGCAACGGGGCATCCGGCACGATCCTTGGTCTCTGTCGGCCGCCAACGAGTCAGACATCTGAAACTACGCGCGCCGGGCCAGACGCGCGTCTTGCGAGTCGATGACATCCGAAACCGAACCGCGAAAACGCCCCCAGCATACGACTGCTGACGCGCCCGTCGTCATCATTGGCGCCGGTCCGGCAGGCCTGACGGCGGCGCTCGAGCTGTGCCGCCTGTCGATCCCGGTCCTCGTGGTCGAGGCTGACGATTGCGTCGGCGGCCTCGCCCGTACGGTCGAATACAAGGGCTTTCGGTTCGATATCGGCGGCCACCGCTTCTTCACCAAGATGCCCGCCGTCCAGCAGATGTGGCGAGCGATGCTGGGGCCGGATCTGCTTCGGCGGCCGCGGCTGTCGCGCATCTTCTACGATCGAGCGTTCTACAACTACCCGCTCAAGCCCCTGAACGCGCTGCGAAATCTTGGTCCATCTCGCAGCCTGGCGATCCT
The Vicinamibacterales bacterium genome window above contains:
- a CDS encoding glycosyltransferase family 39 protein, translated to MTRQANGSSPDSAGSTATEWAVSGRTPQASVVMAAVAMVVVLHAQGDGLWFQGDAPRHAMNGVFWWDLLRAMPVHPLTFGLRYFARYPVISPATYPPLFYVVEGAMFQIFGTSPHVVKLLLAACSAITGLYVTAWARRWIGPRAGWAGAFVVLLPAMVLWTSTVMLNVPAAALGMGCLYHMRRWLESGDRRQLLATVGFVVGVILTYYQGGLVVPICILWALVVQPDASRRRGRLKWMGFVIVGAIVPLALAAYLAPVQFARHAPSLQSLLRLRTLTLYWTLLPGVVGVVFLIAGAVSLAIAWRVTRLKPEVAFVASWIVTVILCVSVLPAKDARYILLVAPAFVLAAALGVAAVFDGRAAPRSGRQLMWLAGSLALMAWSATRVVVPDVSGFRDVAAFTRDAAPSGAVLYDGRYEGVFGFYARALDPGLERRLVRGDKLLYEYGPTTTFRGVEITHAATADAVVDLIEHRCGCRWIAVEMGRAALMHPAQQVLRAALQRPAFAFVRSFPIRATGVDRIDVFKVVAPVDRVDSMDLAFPAFTTRVFFDVTPITR